In Lacerta agilis isolate rLacAgi1 chromosome 8, rLacAgi1.pri, whole genome shotgun sequence, one genomic interval encodes:
- the MICOS10 gene encoding MICOS complex subunit MIC10, with protein MASEGDLGRKWDRCLADSAVKLGAGFGLGVVFSVIFFKRKTWPITLGSGMGLGMAYSNCQHDFQSPYLLHGRFVKEQ; from the exons ATGGCGTCGGAGGGTGATTTGGGCAGGAAGTGGGACCGGTGCTTGGCTGACTCCGCCGTCAAGCTGG GTGCTGGCTTTGGGTTGGGTGTCGTCTTCTCGGTCATCTTCTTCAAAA GGAAGACGTGGCCCATCACTCTTGGGTCAGGAATGGGCTTAGGAATGGCTTATTCAAACTGCCAGCATGACTTCCAGTCTCCTTACCTTCTCCACGGGCGGTTTGTCAAG GAGCAATGA